A genome region from Nocardiopsis exhalans includes the following:
- a CDS encoding bacterial proteasome activator family protein, with protein sequence MSNADSQKEPQVLVVGTEENHGTGAEDGSGEPRSLADMVEQPAKVMRIGSMIRQLLDEVKAAPLDEASRARLKEIHTSSIKELEDGLAPELIEELDRLTLPFAEGAAPSDAELRIAQAQLVGWLEGLFHGIQTTLFAQQMAARAQLENMRKALPPGMSGLQAQGPGAQGPGQDEQPHMGSGPYL encoded by the coding sequence ATGAGCAACGCAGACAGCCAGAAGGAACCACAGGTCCTGGTGGTGGGGACCGAGGAGAACCACGGGACCGGGGCCGAGGACGGCTCGGGGGAGCCGCGCTCGCTCGCGGACATGGTGGAGCAGCCCGCCAAGGTGATGCGGATCGGCAGTATGATCCGCCAGCTGCTGGACGAGGTGAAGGCGGCCCCGCTGGACGAGGCCAGCCGCGCCCGGCTGAAGGAGATCCACACCTCCTCGATCAAGGAACTGGAGGACGGGCTCGCCCCCGAGCTCATCGAGGAGCTGGACCGGCTGACCCTGCCCTTCGCCGAGGGTGCCGCGCCCAGCGACGCCGAGCTGCGCATCGCCCAGGCCCAGCTGGTGGGCTGGCTGGAAGGGCTCTTCCACGGCATCCAGACCACGCTGTTCGCCCAGCAGATGGCGGCCCGCGCCCAGCTGGAGAACATGCGCAAGGCGCTTCCCCCGGGGATGTCCGGGCTCCAGGCCCAGGGCCCCGGCGCCCAGGGCCCGGGCCAGGATGAGCAGCCGCACATGGGTTCGGGCCCGTACCTGTAG